The following DNA comes from Bos indicus isolate NIAB-ARS_2022 breed Sahiwal x Tharparkar chromosome 3, NIAB-ARS_B.indTharparkar_mat_pri_1.0, whole genome shotgun sequence.
tcagacttcattttttggggctccagaatcactgcagatggtgactgcagccatgaaattaaaagacgcttactccttggaaggaaagttatgaccaacctagacagtatattcaaaagcagagacctttgccaacaaaggtctgtctcgtcaaggctatggtttttctagtagccatggatgtgagagttggactgtgaagaaagctgagcactgaagaattgatgcttttgaactgtggtgttggagaagactcttgagagtcccttggactgcaaggagatccaaccagtccattctgaaggagatcagtcctgggtgttccttggaagaaatgatgctgaagctgagactccagtactttgaccacctcatgcaaagagttgactcattggaaaagactctgctgctgggggggattgggggcaggaggagaaggggacgacagaggatgagatggctggatggcatcaccgactcgatggacatgagtttgagtgaactccaggagttggtgatggacagggaggcctggcatgctgcagttcatggggtcgcaaagagtcagacatgactgagcgactgaacttaactgaattgaagttcaattcacccattccagtccattttagttcgctgattcctaaaacgttggtgttcactcttgtcatctgctgtttgatcacttccagtttgccttcattcatggacctaacattccaggttcttatgcaatattgctctttacagcatcaaaccttgcttctatcacctgtcccacccacaactgggtgttgtttttgctttggttctgtctcttcattctttctggagttatttctacactgatctctagtagcatactgggcacccactgatctggggagttcatctttaagtgttctatctttttgccttttccactgttcatggaattcttaaggcaagaatactgaagtggtttgccactccgttctccagtggaccacattttgtcagaactttccaccatgacacATCCATATTGGGTGGGCCCACACGGCATGCCTCATAGTTTCatagagttagacaaggctgtggtccatgtgatcagattcattagttttctatgattgtggttttcagtctgtctgccctctgatggagaagtatAAGAGGCTTAAGGACAAGAGTCTCCACATGtttgtgggtttctttttttttttttttttttttttggtagttgttCTCATGGCATTGTAGTCAGAATACTATGAGCATAGTAGTCTCaaagcattgtggtcagaaaatatgcttaatatgatttcagttttctcaaatttactgagacttgttttgtaGCTGGAATATGATCTGTCTTGGAGAATGCTCCATGCACagttgaaaagaatatgtattcttcTACTTTGAGATGGAATGTTCTATGTAGATCTATAAGTCCATCTGacctaatgtgtcatttaaggtcaatgtatcatttaaggtCAATGTATCCTTATTGATTTTCCGCCTGGATGATTTTTCCATTGATGTAAGTGTGGTGTCAGAGTCCCCTACTATTACTGTATTACTGTTAGTTTCTACTTTCATGtgtgttaatatttgctttaggTTCTCTTGTTTTGGGGCAAATACAGTTATTAATACAATTGTCATATCTTTTCCTAAAATTAatgcttttatcattatataatgtccttctttgtctcttgttacagtCTTTGCTTTAAAGTATATGATGTCTTATGTAAGTATTGCTACCCTAGCTTATTcttgtttccatttgcatggaaaacctttttccttctcctcattTTGATTCAGTGTGTATTTAGAGCTGAAGTGAGCTTCTTGCAGACATCATACATATGGATCCTTTTGAGGGGGATATCCATCTGGtcactctatgtcttttgattgacACATTTAGTCCATTTAAATTTACAGTAATTATTGAAAATTATGTACTCattgccattttgttcattgtttttgtagttcctgtttatttatttcttgttctttaGCTCTCTTCTCTTTTGGTTTGATAACTATCTTTAGTATtatgatttgattcttttctctttctgtgtgagAATCTGTTATAGATTTTGACTTGTGATTACTATGAGGCTTAAATGTATATGAGGCATATATATTggcataagtgtgtgtgtgtatatatatatatatatatatatatatatatataattttaagttaCTGATCTCTTaagttcaaatgcattttaacaaTCCTGCATTTGTACTCTCCTCCCTTAATTATTACTGTTTTTGATATCACATTTTACATCTGGTTTGTGCATCCCCTAACTGCTTATTGTAAATGTAGATAATTTTTactacttttctcttttaaccttCTTCCCAGCTTTGTGTATGGATGATTTCTTATCTTTACAATATATCTGCCTTTACTATTAAcctttgtaatttttatatttctagttgtggtattttctttttttgcttagaaaagttcctttaacatttgttatgAAGCTGGTTTGTTGGTGCTGAACTCTTTTAGAATTTGCTTGCCTGTaaaattttgatttctccatcaacttTGAGTGAGAGCCTTGCCAGGTGAGTGCTCTTGGTTGAaggcttttccctttcatcactgtATCATGCCACACCTTCTGACCAacaatttctgctgaaaaatcagctgatagtcttatgtctatggggtcgcacagagtcggacacgactgaagcgacttagcagcagcagcagtcttatgTGATTTTTCTCTGCACAtaacttgttgcttttaatattttctttttatcttaatttttccaattttaattaCATTGTGTCTTGGTGTAATTCTATTTGGGTTGATCATCCTCGGGACTCTGTTCTTTCTGGAGCTGGATGCCTGTGTCCTCTTTCAGATTAGGGAActtttcagctattatgtcttcaaatatgttctgtactcatttctctttcttttattcttttgggaCCCCCTGTCCTATGAATGCTAGTATGCTTGATGTTGTCTTAAAAGTCTCTTAAATggtcataatttaaattttttcttttgtctattAAGCTTGAGttatttccactcttctcttttccaGTTTGATGATCTTTTTTTCTGTAGCACCTAATCTATTATTAACTCCTTATAGTGTAATTTTTAGTTCAGTTATTGTGTTCCTCACTTCTATTTGGtactttttttagaaaaaaatgtttgttcaaCATCTCACTGTTCATGCATTTTTTTATTCTGAACTAAAAACTGCACTATAAGGAATCAACAATAGATTAGAACATTTAATATTCATAGACACTTGGCAGTTTGAATATATAAAgatgtatttcattatttttaatcctAAATAGTATCCCTTCATATAATTTATTCAATCAACATAATGTGGTCAAGATCAGAAACTTGATGCTGACTCAAACATTTAAATCATAGCTCTGCCAACTTATTAGCTATATAACCTGGAGCAAGTTCATTCACTTATCAGTGTTGCAATTTCCTGGGGATAATAATGATATTTGTATACTAGCATTTGCAGGTTACTGTTTGAGAACTGATTTGCATATTTGTCTTAGAGGACAGCCTAGATTAAGTACATCCTTATTATGAGTGCTGTAGATAAAACAAATCAGGGAGGAGTGAGGAGGTGTCAGAAGAAGGGTGCAGTATTAAATAGTGGGGTGAAGAAGACAAAATTTGTTCAATGACCTGAAGAAGGTGAGAAGGTAAGAATGAGACATATAAATGCCTGGAATAAGAGTATTCTAGGCAGAACCAAAGACTCTGAGGCAGGAGCATGACTGTTATGTTAAAGGTATAGCAAAAAGCCCCAGTGTCCTAGAGTGGACTAAGAAAAAAAGGGAGTGTGGAAGATGGGGTCAGATGGTGTAGGGCCTTGCAGGAAAAGTGGGAGTGAAGGAAGAATATTCGTCTTAGGAGTAGTGAAATGAAACGTTTGAAGGGGTCACTTTTGATGGTATTTTGTGAACAGTTTTTAAGAGACCAAGAGCAGAAACGGAAAGACTGTGAGACTATTGCAGTAGTGCAGATGAGAGATGATGATCATATTGGATCAAATAGGTAGTGACAgttatattatatgtatgtgtttatatatatataataaaaaaataattagtattTGCTGAGAGAGTTTGGAGTATAAATAAAGAATTAAGGATGACACCAAGGTTTGGTAGCCAGAACAAAAGGAAGGACAGAGGTAACATTTATTTAATGGATGTATATGGAAAGAACATTTAGGGAGTTCAAATTTAGACATGCTAGACAtccaaacggagaaggcaatggcaccccactccagtactcttgcctggaaaatcccatgggtggaggagcccggtaggctgcagtccatggggtcgcaaagagtcggacacgactgagcgacttcactttcacttttcactttcatccattggagaaggaaatggcaacccactccagtgttcttgcctggagaatcccagggacgggggagcctggtgggctgccgtctatggggtcgcacagagtcggacacgactgaagcgacttagtagtagtagtagacaTCCAAATGAAGGTGTCATGTAAGTAGTAGATCTTTTAGGTAGACAATGGGGTTAAAAGAATAAGAGAATGGAATACAAGAAACTTAATGAGGATTATCTCAATGGCACATGGTGATTGGTTGGGTGTCTGGGATGGGGGAGAAGGagtcaaaatgaatgaaattatgaCTGCCTGTGACCCAAATCATTTACACTCATGAGACTTTATGGAAGTACCTAATATCTGTGGGTTATATGTCTTCATCTATATAATGGGGATCTTTGCTCACAGAATTGTTAAAGGCAAACATAGACttatggaaggaaatggcaacccactccagttttcttgcctggagaatcccagggatgggggagcctggtagtctgccgtctatggggtcgcacagagttggacacgactgaagtgacttagcagcagacttatGGAAAGCCTATTGAATGTTGAATGATTTTATGAATAACATTGCAAAGAGGAAGCTGGTTTGAAGATGAGGTGATGACATCCACACACACCTTGCATGGAAAGAGACGCAAGAGGGAGAAACATctcttaaaatgtttcatttgcaTCAGAAGTCAAGATGGCTCATTCTATGGTTTCCCACCCACCAAGGCCACATTGTCCACTTCAGGAGTAATCCTTTTTAACCCACCAGCTGCTCCGTATCAATTAGGATATTGAGGCACCTCAGTCAGAGTCCAAGATCCTTGGGAGAGGAAAAATTGGATAGTCCCAACTGAATACTCTAGAATTCCAAGGTCTCCAGTGACTAATGGTAAAGGGGTAAGCTGTGAACTTTGTTAGATTAAGGTTTTGCTCTACCAACAAACTAGTCTGAGATATCAGTTTCCTGTTATTCAAATGAGAATAATTATACCGACCTTAGAGTGTCCTTATAAAGATTAGAAGAATACTATTTCTAAAGTGCATAGAACAAACCCTGATTGACTATAGGTTTGGAAAAACCCATgtcccttaattttatttttttctacttttggtGGAGTGGGAATGGCTACTGGATGGTCCCATCTTACAATGCTCTTGAGCTTATGGGCACTGATGCCCAGCAAGACCAGTTACATGGGAAGTCTGTGAAGAAATGGTGTCTATCTCTCCCTCAGGTTTCTGCTCCACCTGAGAGATAGGACATCAGAAAAGGTGACTTACTGCAGATCCCCTACCTCCCCCTCTCACCTGATTATATATATCCAATAGGTTCATGGCATTGCTTCATGATGCTCAAGCCCTCAGCAGGAACCATGTTTAGACAGTCTGAAGGCAGATATGAAGCAGCTGAACCGAGCTGAGCAAGGAGGAGAACCAAGTGACTCAAGAATCTGGGGCAGTTAAGAAACCACAGCAGCTCACTATTAGATTGAGCCCACTTCTTACACAACAGCTGGGACCCAAGGCAGGAATCAGGAGCTTTGAGGAGGTGAGGACCCCCAGAGAAAGGAGAAGTTCTCACACACCACAGTGCAGCTGAAACAGGTCTTCAGGCCATGTGAGGCTGGAGCTGGTTTGAGGATATCCCCACCTCCAACCTCTGGGACAGGTGGGGTTGCTGGAGGTCATCACATCCATCTTTGCTTCCTTGTGGACCCACTGCCAGAAAAACCTTCAACAGCCTCTGCTCTTGGTCTCAGTCTGCTGAGTCCCCCAGGAGTTGGAAAGAAGGGTTGCCCAGATCTTTCACAGACAGAGGTGCTTGTCTCCTTGGCGCTGGCTTCTTGTGGCTCCAACACCCTCTTGAGGGAGCCCGAGGTGAGTCCAGCAGGAAAGACTCATGACCAATCCAGGGAAGACTGTTTCAGGACCTCCAAAGTGTTTGAAAAGGTCAGATATAGGAGAGACCATTTCTAAACCTTTGGGAACCAGATAGGCTTCATGGAACATGTGGTTTGGAAGAGGGCTTTGGGCAGGATGATAGGATTCCAGTAGGCAGAGGTGGGAGCAAGGAGCAGGGAAAGGGAGCCATCTTTCTGGACAAAGAGATGTAAGTGAGCAAAGAGGAGGCTGACATTTAGATTGAAGCCAGAAAGACTCTTCAATAGAAAAGACCAGAAAGGGCTGGTTCAGATCTTCCTACAAACTTCACTCTTCCTATCCCCTGGAAGCCTCATCGAGGATGGTCAGAGGATACTGCACATTCATCATCATGACCAAGTACCCCTATCCCAGAAAGGGACAGGCCGAAGCTATTTTCCTAAGAATGCAATTCCTGACTTCTAGGTTCTAGGattattttctgagaaaattaAGTCCTGGAAGGGGTGAAGAGTTACAAATTCCTCTTCCCACTTTACAAAAAGGTGGATTTGGGGCCCATGGGCCAAGTTGAGGCCAAAGTCCAGGTTAACACAAGTAACCAAGAAGAAGGTTATAAGATACACTAGACATTCTTCCCAGTACAAGTGTACTGCTTGACACACATGCTTTGCTCTATGTAAGGTGCAACAGAATCCTCAGGCCAGTCCTTTACAGATTCATACCTACCCAGGCTCCTTCCATTGACCCCCAACTCAGCATTCAACACCAAGGTCATAACTCCCTCCTCTGTGGCATGGCCATCTTCACACAGTCCCCATGCCTGGGCTCATGCTCTTAAGGAAAGACACACACCAACCAAACAGCAGAGGCTGTGGGGATTAACACAGTCAGAAAAGTCTTCTTTGGAAAGCTTCAGAAGGTGAGGGGTCAGGAGCTGAGTCAATGGCAGAGGAGGAGTGCTCATCCTGTGACTGTGAGGATCCTGAACAGAAGGGCAGTTTGGAGAGGTGTCAGAGGAAGTAATAAGGCTACATAGGCCCAAGTAACGGACAAAGGGCAGATGGAACTGGACCAGAGGCGGAGCAGGCGGGTGCCTTCAGGGGTCAAACTCCTGGCAGAGGTGTCCTGGGAGTGCCAATTCTTCTgtttcctccaattaaattatCTTCATGGCATGACATGACTTACAGACCTCACTGTAGATAGTAGTGGAAGGTCACTTTTCTTTCTGTGACCTGATAACCTGGATGCTGTTCCCTGATAACCTGGAAATGCAAGACAAAAGGTTCCTGAAATAGCTGAGTGTTAGAGGAGCCCTAGAAGAACCAGAAAAGAATCAGTGCTATTGACATGTAATACTTATGAATTCCCCTAAGTGCCCAGAGGTATATTTTTCCCAAAAGtaaattttcttataaaacacTTTCGATTGTCTGGAAAGAGTTAAAGAGGAAGTAGGAAAAGAATCATCAGTGACTAGATAGGACAAACCCAGGCCAGGCAGTGAGAGACCTGGAAAAGCACAGTGCCCAGGTCTCACCTTGTCCATGTGCTCTAGAGATTCCTGCTGGCTGCATACTGAATGCTGTCATCATCATCCTCTTGTGATCTTGCACCTGAGAGATAGGCAGAGTGGCTTGAATCTGAGCCTTGGAAATCTGTACCCTCTTCCACTGCTATGGACACAGACCATGGCCACACCCACTAATCCCTCTGCAGGGACATTTTGTAGGAGAAAGGATGTCAAGAATCCAGTGAAGAAAGAGAGGTATGTGGGCCTGGAAGGAGAAGGGCAACCTGCCTCTTCCAGTCTTCATCTTCTTCTCATGTATCTTCCAAAGGTACAGTCCACCTCCGAGGATCAATAACACAGCTGCGACTACCCTAAGGATGTCTGGCAGGAGGTCAGCATTCGCCTGGTTGGCTGAATCTGTTTTCCTCAAACACAGAGGGCAAATAAGTTAAAGTCAAGAGAGAACTTGAGATACCCACTGCCAAAGGAAGATAGACAGTAGGTGTAGAAGTCTAAAGACTCCTGGTTCAGAAGCTgaagaaggaggagcctggtagtatCATTCATTCAACCAGGTCCTGGAACTTTTGCTTGGTGCCAGGGGTACTGAGATGAGCAAGATGGAGCCTCCCAGTGTAGAGGACTGATAAAATATCAAACTTTGCTAACCAGAGGGATTGCAGTAAAACAGAGCTGTACCCCTTGCACAGAGGTCCTCAGGGAGGGTCTCCCAGAGGAGGTGATGCATAAACTGACCTTGAGGGATGAGCAGCAGTTTCCCAGATATTCAGGGAGGGCACAGCATTCCAGGAAGGAGGGATGCTGCATTTGGGAAACGGTAGTATCTAAAGCCAGCCCCTGGGAGTTGCCAGTGCTTTATTGCAGCAGGCAGGACTGGGCAGGGAATGAGATGTAGGTGAGGGGAATTAGTGAGGGCTTGTGGGTAATGCTGAGTATTGAAAATTACCTGATACTCTAGCCTTGGAGTAGAGAGGTCCAATTAACAGATGTTTTAAGAGATCCTGGCATTTCAGATCCCTGCACCAGCTCATGGAGGATGGTTTACAGAGGGTGAGACCGCACACAGGATAaggttattcattcattcaatgcaACTTTGATTACATAAACTTTGGCCAGGAGCTTGTGCTTCCACAGGGTTTCAAAGGAGAACAAAACATGGCTCCTGCCTTCATAGTGTTcctgtccatgcaggagacaaATCCATAAACAGATAATCAGCACTCAGTGTAGGGGTGGCCACAGACACCCCAAGGGAGTCGATGCCTGAAGGCAGGATGGCTACATTATTGCAGGGCTCtgtgcaaaatgaaaaggcagactccttgttaaaaatttattaaaattttaagacatcAGTAGAATTTAGACAAATTAGCAGATTTTTAGACCAATCATGGGGCCTATCTTAGGGCAGGGCCATGTGTGAATGCATTTTCACAGCCCACATATCTGCAGTGGCTGAGGAGAATCCTCCATGAAGAATGAGACAGGAAGTCAAGGACACAGGATGAAGAAGGGCTGATGGTCAAGGAAACAACATGTCCAGAGGTGCAAAAACTTGCAAAAGCAGGGCACATTCTGGAATGACAAACAAGGAATTCAGTGGTAAGTGTATAAATAAGGTCAGaaatgtggacagaggagcgtctGAGCCCGTCCATGACATCCCACAGGAAGTCATGGAGGTCAGACTTGAAGAAAAGCCACAATGACCCATTATGATTACTTTCCTGAAGACCATGCTGAATGCACAATGGATGTTGGATAGTGGTGGAGAGAAGCACTGAAAAATGACTACCTGGGCTAGCAGGGGCAAGCAGTTTAGAGCAGGTCATGGATGTGAGACACACTGAAAAGCAAAGGTAAGTTGAATGTTTTTCCTAGACTCTTGTATGAAGTGGTCAGAAAGCAGTGCTAAGAAAATGGTGGGAAGAAAAGCCCTGAACCCCCAGACCTCAGTGCCATCTGAGCTCGGAAAGTGCTCCTCCCCTCTGGCAGATTGCACTCACCAGGGACGCAGACTCCACCAAGGTCGAAGGAAGCAGTTTTATATTCCACCGGGTTGCTGACCACACAGATGAGGATGGCATGGGGCTGGCCTCTCGGCACGCTCACAGCCAGAATGTATGAGTTGCAGGCTGCTTCTAATGTCCTTCTCTGCTCCCATTCTTTGGGGAGGCCTTTCTTCTCCCAGGTCACATTCAGGTCTTCTGTGGCCCCAGAGGCTCTGCACTCCAGGGTGACGTTGCACCAGTCTGGTGTGATGGATGTTGATCCCACCAGAATCTGGGGAGAGGGCAAAGGCTCTGGGGTAGGAGGCAACAAAAGAATTAAACTTCACATATGTGGAAAACTTTACATGCCACAGTTTAATATCTATTACCTCACTGAAGCCAAGGCATATGAGGAAGCCTTATAAAGAAAGTAAGGGattgagtgatagttgctcagtcatgtctgactctctgcaatcccatggactgtagcctgccagtcacctctgtacatggaattttccaggcaagaacattggagtgggttgccatttccttctcctataaaGAAAGTGGGTGCATTTTACacttaaaacataattttcctaAAGCTAAATATTCACCAAGAGACTAGGAATGGGGCCATTGTGTTAGGCCCTATGCAACGTCACTAGATTTCACAAGCCTTAAAAATCagccacaagaaaataaaatttagatttaattttcttaaggcctattattttgttaaaaaattgggattttttttcccagaagagaAAGAAGCTTGGGACAGAAGGGCTTGTCTTGGTTCATGGCCCTTACCCTGTGTCTCCAGCTGAGTTAAAGCTTGGGACAGCACAACTCTTATGGGGAAGGACATCTGGTTAGTTTTGGGAGGCCAGAGAAAGGCACTAGCTTCCTAAAGTAGAGACATTTGTGGGAAATGCAGTGGTTACAACTAGGAATGACAATTCCAAGTGTGGTTAGAACATGCCACTGAACTTGTGGTATAGACAGGAAGAAAAGTGACAGATTTACAAGCTGCCTTGAAATCCCATGGGGACTTATGAGTTGTCTTCTCCATAGGATACTTCCCTATGCAGGGAGGATTTTTAGAGAAAGACAGTGTTTGCTAAATGGGTTCCTTAATAAGCATTGCAGTGTAAACTTTCTCCTATGCTCATATAGCATTTAAGAGGTAAATTGTGGTGTCTTTTCTGAGTGAGGCCATTAACAGATAGGCTCTGAGCAAGAAGACAGTGTTCATTGGGTACTGACTACACTTGGATTTTCAAATCATGGTAGAATAATGGCCCCTCAAAGATATCCATGTCTTAATCCTTGGAATCTGTGGATATGTTACATTACATGAAAAGGTGAATCAAGGTAACAGATAGGATGAAAGCTGCTAATAAGTTAACCATACAATAatgagattattctggattatctgggCAAAATGCAATCCTAAGTttccttaaaagagaaagaagtcacTGATGCCAGCAAGACACCAGGATTTATGATTTTAACAACTATCCATGGTCAGAAATAGCCCTAAGAGATCTTCAGAGTTCATTTGGGGGATTCCGGCCCTTTGATGGACCAAAAATCCTAGTTCAGCCGTAGGGAAAGGGTAAGAACAGTTTTGCTTTACCTCATCACCTTGATCCCAGACCAGCATGACTCAGTGCTGAGAGAGATACCTCTAGACTGTGACTTTTCCCACAGGAGGAAGAGGGAATAAAGTGACAGTCTAGCTTCCCCATAATTTGTGAGGCATTGCCTGGGAAGCTGGCTTCTGTCTCACGGCACCCAGAACAGTGAGGACATTATCTGAGGTTTCATGcacacgtgctaagtcacttaagttgtgtccaactctttgtagatctatggactgtagcccaccaggctcctctgttgacgggattctccaggcaataatactggactggattgccatgcccttctccaggggatcttcccaacccaggggttgaacctgagtctcatgtctcctgcattggcaggtgggttcttttccaaaCAAGTATAAGTGGAAGGAGATCGCAGCAACTGGGACACATGGCACTGAAAACCATTTCTCACATATACCCACAGATGGTGGTCAATTCAACCCTATATCCAGAACCTCACATACTCCTGCAAccaacatcccacatgcctctacAGCTGAAGCCTCAAACTTTGTTGAGCTTTACAGTgactgtcttttttccccttaaagcCAGCCCTAAAAGACTG
Coding sequences within:
- the LOC109579165 gene encoding SLAM family member 9-like isoform X2; amino-acid sequence: MRPCSEDAHLCWASWLLGFISLLLISSPLGICSTGAKSPGAHGSEVQDPGARVPLQGIRGGSVLFHVTTKQEAEPEEISWAFGPESNYSVLLRVYHGEDTPTWVSFQDKYQQRVHVPNILSLKIENLTCEDSGQYQARLSFPEGLELTQVFLLTVYEPLPSPQILVGSTSITPDWCNVTLECRASGATEDLNVTWEKKGLPKEWEQRRTLEAACNSYILAVSVPRGQPHAILICVVSNPVEYKTASFDLGGVCVPDSANQANADLLPDILRVVAAVLLILGGGLYLWKIHEKKMKTGRGRLPFSFQAHIPLFLHWILDILSPTKCPCRGISGCGHGLCP